Below is a genomic region from Pectobacterium polaris.
AGCTGGAAGACAACGGGCGTCAGCTGATTCTGGTCGATGGCAAACACAGCGCCGATGAAGAACGCGCCGCGATTCAATTCCTGTTGGGGTTACGCTGTGATGCGATCATCATCTATCCCCGTTTTCTCACCGTGGATGAAATGGATGACATCATCGAGAAGCACAAGCAGCCGATCATGGTGGTTAACCGTAAACTGCGTAAACACCAGAGCCACTGCATCTGTTGCGATCACAAAGGTTCCAGCTATAACGCCACGCAGCATCTGATCGCGCGCGGCCATCGAGATATCGCTTTTATCACCGGTTCACTGGATTCGCCGACCGCTATCGAACGCCTTTCCGGCTATAAAGATGCCCTGACAGCGGCCAATATCGCGGTACGGGATGAGTTGATTGTGAAAGGAAAATGGACGCCGCGCAGCGGGTCGCTCGCCATTAACGCCCTGCGCGATAATCAGGTATCGTTCAGTGCCGTTCTCGCCAGCAATGACGATATGGCGATTGGCGCAATAAAAGCGTTGGATGACGCTGGCGTTGCCGTGCCGCACGACGTTTCTGTCGTCGGGTTCGACGACATTCCCACCGCCCCGTTTTTGAAACCGTCGCTCTCCAGCGTCAAAGATCCGGTGAGCGATATGATCAACGAAGTGATTAACCGCCTGATCGCGATGCTGGACGGCGGCTATTTCTCGAAAGAAAATCTGTTCTTGTCGGAGCTACAGGTCAGAGATTCCATTCAGACCGGGCCGCATGGTAATCAGTCCATTTGATAGCCATCCCGATGACAAAAACGGATCACACGCAAATTGCAGAATATATAACAGATTATTTGCGATATCGGAGGGTTTCTACGAGTAAAGAGAACGCAGAAGAGTGGTGTCTGTGATTAGGGTAGTAAAGATGATAACCCGGTATGTCCGGTGTGAATTTATCGAGTACTTGGATAAGTTTTCCGTTGTCAATAAATCCCTGCACCTGATCAAGATGGATATATCCCAGACCGTGGCCATTAAGTACTGCGTTGACCAGTAGCTCAATAGTATTGACGACCAGTTGCCCTTTGCCTTTAACTTTTATTTCATGTCCGTCACTCATAAGGCGCCATCCTATTACTGTGCCAGATGTTGGCAGCCGGAAATTGATGACGTTATGATCGATTAGCTCAGTGGGTATTTTTGGTGCTGGGAATCTTGTCAGATAGGCAGGACTGGCAACGATTGCCATCGGGATGTCTGGACCAATCCGCATAGCAATCATGTCCTTATCGATCTCTCCTCCAAGGCGGATACCAGCATCAAACTGATTGGCCACAACGTCCACCAGTGCA
It encodes:
- a CDS encoding LysR family transcriptional regulator, whose amino-acid sequence is MRREEIADLTAFVVVAEERSFTKAALRLGMAQSALSQIIRRVEERLGLRLLARTTRSVAPTEAGERLLAKLGPMLHDLDLVISSLGELRDRPSGTIRLTTVEHAAKTILMPAIERLLPENPDIHIEINVDHALVDVVANQFDAGIRLGGEIDKDMIAMRIGPDIPMAIVASPAYLTRFPAPKIPTELIDHNVINFRLPTSGTVIGWRLMSDGHEIKVKGKGQLVVNTIELLVNAVLNGHGLGYIHLDQVQGFIDNGKLIQVLDKFTPDIPGYHLYYPNHRHHSSAFSLLVETLRYRK
- a CDS encoding LacI family DNA-binding transcriptional regulator; this encodes MSTMQEVAKKAGVSKATVSRVLSGKGYTSEETKTLVYQAIEETGYRPNLLARNLATSKSACIGLVVTNTLYNGSYFNELLSQAAKKLEDNGRQLILVDGKHSADEERAAIQFLLGLRCDAIIIYPRFLTVDEMDDIIEKHKQPIMVVNRKLRKHQSHCICCDHKGSSYNATQHLIARGHRDIAFITGSLDSPTAIERLSGYKDALTAANIAVRDELIVKGKWTPRSGSLAINALRDNQVSFSAVLASNDDMAIGAIKALDDAGVAVPHDVSVVGFDDIPTAPFLKPSLSSVKDPVSDMINEVINRLIAMLDGGYFSKENLFLSELQVRDSIQTGPHGNQSI